The following DNA comes from Phytohabitans rumicis.
TCATCGGGCTTTTCGCTGGCGGCACCAGCTCGACCGAGCTGATCGCCGGTGCCGCGCTCGCCGCCGTGAGCCTCCTCGCCATCGCGGTCTCCTTCCACGTCGCCGCGGGCCGCCTGCCCGGCACGGGCCGCCCGGCACGACTGCACAGCGCCGCCGTACGCGAGCACACCCGCGGCGCCCGGCTCCCGCGACTGCGCGACCCCGACGCGGCTGGCCGCGCCCGGCCCCGAGCACCGTCCGCGCGCCCCTCGGCCGCGTAGCGCTTCCTCACCCATCTGCCTGCCGCCGCGCGGCCGGTTTGCGATGCCGTCATCCGCAACCAGCCGAGGGGTTTCCTCATGCTCGCGTTCGCACCGATCAATGGCGCCGCCGGCGCCGCGTACCACGTCGTCACCGGCCTGGCCGACCTCATCGCCCCGCTGGCCGGGACCACTGCCACCGCCGCCGCCATCGTCCTCTTCACGATGCTCGTCCGCCTGCTGATCTCGCCGCTGAGCTGGGCACAGATCCGCGGCCAGCAGCGCCAGGCCACTCTCGCACCGAAGCTGCGCGAGCTGCAGGAACGCCACCGGAACGACCCGGCCCGGCTACGTACCGAGCTGGCGACGGTCTACCGGGAAGCGGGCACCACGCCGCTGTCCGGATGCCTCCCGGCGTTGCTGCAGGCACCGTTCTTCTTCGTCATGTACCGCCTGTTCACCACGTCGACAATCAACGGGGAGGGCAACAGCCTGCTGGCCGAGCGCCTGCTGGGCGTACCCCTGGGGCAGCATTTCGCCGACGGCCTCGGCGGCGGCGCGGGCCTTGTCTTCCTCGCGCTGTTCGCCGCGCTCGCGGCCCTGGCCTGGCTCACGTCGCGCCGGATGCGGCGGGCCGCGGTGCCCGCAGACGGTCCCGCGGCCGCTATCAGCCGGGTACTGCCGTTGCTGCCGTTCACGGTGTTGATCGCCGCGGCGGTGATGCCGCTCGCGGCCGGGCTCTACCTGGTGACGACGACCGCGTGGACCGCCTTGGAGCAAGGCGTCCTCCGCCGGTTTGTTGTCGTACCCGCTGGCTAGCGTGGGCGCATGACCGTGACGCTCGACAATCTCGCAGCCGTGGGCAACGTGGTCGACGGGGGATACCAGCACGTCACCAAGGTGATCATCCCGCGCCCCGCGCTCGCTCTGCCCGACACCTACCTGAAGTGGTACGACCTGCACCGCGCGGACCAGACGGTCCGCGCGGAGGTCGACGCCGAGGCGCGCGAGTTCGTCCGCGCCGAGACCGCCGCCGGCCGGCTACCCATCTCGGGTGACCTCGGCTTCGTCATCGACCACCTGTCCGGCGAGCACATCCACCTGCTGCTCGTGTTCACTTGGCGGGGCAACAACGAGATGTGGGAGTCCGTCTACTACAAGGACCTCCGCGACGGCGGGCCGTTCCAACTCGCCCCACAGGGCACGCACCGCGGCGCGATCTGCGTCTGGGAGTTCGGCGCCGTCGCGCACGAGCACCTGGCCTGGACGCGCTACCTGCGGTCCGCACGCGACGAGGCCGCCAAGCGGGAGTACGCCGAAAGCCTCTACGCCGGCGAGATCTAGTAGGTCGCGAGCTCGGCCATGCTGTCGATCAGTGCGTCCGCCCTGGCGAGGCGGGCGCGCTTGCCCGGCTTGTTGGCGTACCCGATGGCCGGGACCCGAGCGGCGTGCGCCGCGTCGATGTCGGTCGTGGAGTCGCCGACCAGCACGCACTCCTCGGGTTGGGCACCCAGCTCGCGGAGTGCCGCCAGCACCGGCCACGGATTCGGCTTCATCCGAGCCGGCTCGGCGTACGGCCGTCCGATGACCGCGTGCACGGAGCCGGCCAGCCCGTGCGCCGTGAGATAGGCACGGACCGCCTCGGCGGAGTTGTTGGACACGATCGCGACCCGGTGGGCCGCCCCGATGACCTCCCCGGCGTACGGCGTCGGCTCCGCACCGCCGACCGCGACCAACTCGGCGGCGCGCAGGGCGTCCTCGATCCGGCGGGTCACACCGGGCCGGCCAGCCGTCGCCGAGTAGCGGAGGATCTCCAGCGGATCAGACTCGGCGATTATCGCTTCGGGCAGGCTGACGCCCTCGTCGGCGAGCAGTTGCCGCAGCTCGGCCGCGACGGTGGATGCGGGATGGTTGGCGAAGACGCGGCAGACCGGCCCGTCGAAGTCGAGCAGCAGGTAACGCTTGTGCCTGAACCAAGGGCATGTCTGGTGGATCTTGTGGGTGCGAGGCAAGGTCCAGGCGGCGTCCGGCGGCACCGGGCGGAGGTCGTCGTCTGGGCCCGCCGCAGCCCCACAAAGATCCACCAGACACGCCCTATGAGGCGAAGCCACGGAACACGCCATCCGGGTCGGCATGATTGGCAAACTCAAAGAAGTCCATGTTGGAAATCGACAGATTATTTTCGATGCCCCACATCTCGCCCGGCACCACCCGGAACCAATTCCCCGGTGTGTGGAGCAGGTCGACCGCGACGATCGGCATCTCGGGATCGGTGACCGTGACGTCGTCAACCAGGAAGAGAAAACTGCGATAGGTAGCGCTCGGCAAGCGCGCGACCTGCTCGGCGGTCACCGCCGCGAACGCCCGGTCGCCGACGAAGGACAGACTGGCCGCGAACCCATCGACCGACGGCACGGCACACGCCGCCTGAACCGCGTCCCACGCGCCATCGTCGGCAAAGTCCGTACGGAGCACGAGCGCGCCCACCGTGTCGGGCAAGGTCAGCATCGTTCCAGTCTCCCAGCCCAGTTGATCTCCTGGCCGGGTTGGGTCACTATGCGACCCTGACCGCGTGACCGACCGCGGTGATCGACGGCTCGCGACGATGAAGTGGCTGCTGGACGTGGCCGCGGAGCGGTTCGACGCGATGACCAATGGTCAGGACCACCCACGGATCGACACCGCCCGTACCAGGATCGAGACGGCCAGCGCAGCCGTCGCTCGGGCGGCCGGCGGACTGTCCAGTTGGACGCGGACCTGGCTCGGCATGGCGGTGGCCGCGGTAGGCGCGTGGACAGCGGCCACGGTCAGCGGAGGGCTCATCGGCGTCACCATTGTGGTGGTGCTTGGCCTGTACTGGCCGATGTTTACTTTGCACAACGTGCTGGCGGACAGGGTCAATCGGCGGCGAACCCGGCGACCGGAGCCGCCACCGGAAATCAGCATGCCGGCCGGTCTCGACCCGGCGGATCAGGTCCTCCGGCTGCTGTGGGCCGCACGAGACGAACTGCGCGGGGAGATGAGACAGCGCGCCGCCACAGATCGGTTCGGGTACGTCGGGCGGACCGCCACCGGCTTCGACTGGCTGCGCCGGCGCAACGGCCACCTCGCCTGGTTAACTCGCGCCGACCGGTCCGTGTGCCAGGCGATCCACTCCATCGAAATCTGGCTCGACGCCCTGGACCACGACCGGTGAGGGAGATCGCGACCAGGCTGCGGGCCGCCGAAGAGATGGCGGAACGTGCGGCGGTGACCTGTCAGCACGCGGAACTCAAGGGCCGGCGCTTCCGCGCGGGCGTGATCGGCGGCCTGGAACTCACCGCCGAGAGCCTGCACGCGGCCGTAGAGGTGATCGAGCCGGCTCCCACCGTCTCCCGCAGAATGATGGCGAGCTCAGTGCTGATCACGTTCCTACATGTGGTGGCATGTGTGGCTGTGCTCCTGGCCGTGCCAGACCCGAGCCGGCCGCTTGTGCTGGCGGTGGCGCTCGGCGGCACGGGGGTCCTGGCGAAGCTGGTAACAGGCTTGGTCGTCACAGCCTGGGACTGGCGCGACGCGCGGGCGCTGGACTCGGCCGCCGTCGATGAGCCTTCAGATATACGGGGCACAATCGTGGAATTGCGGACGGAGATCGATGCGATCAGCGCTGACCTTGATCCGGATCGCGACGGCGCGCACGTGAAGATTAGTCAGAAGATCGAATCGGCGCTGATTTGGCTCGACTCAGCGGAGCGCGCGAGCCGGTAGGCATCGTTGGAGCGGGTGAAGGGAATCGAACCCTCACTGTCAGCTTGGGAAGCTGATGTTCTGCCATTGAACTACACCCGCAAGCGGACACCACTGTACATCACAACCCAGCCACCACGGGCACACCGCCCAGGGACTATCACCGCAGGCCAGGCGACGCGCAGGTCGAACGCCTGGAACGCCTGTCGGACGCCGTAGCCGAGGACGCCGTAGCCGAAGAGGCGGCCGTCGGGTCGAGCCACACCTGCACCGCGGGGCGCTCGGGCGTGCCGACCGTGAACGGGGTGGCGCCGTTGCGTCCGTGCCGGGCCAGCATCGCCACGTCGACCGTGAACTCGAACAGCCGCCAGTCGACCTGCGGTGCGGCCCGCAGGTTGCCGGCGAGGCGGGCCACCTTGGCGCGGTCGGTGACGACCTGGGCGCGGCCGGCCAGGTACGCCTCGTCGTCGCTGTCCTCGGGCGGGAAGGAGTGGAGCGCGTAGCGGCCGTCGCGCTCCAGGTCACGCCGCTTGGGCGAGTCGACGACGAAGCAGTAGAGGCCCTCGTCCGTGATCACCGGTGACACCGGATGCACCCGCGGTCCGCCGTCGGCGCGCACGGTCGCGAGGTAGCCCAGACCCGGACCGTACTGCTGCATGAGGGAGCGGATCGCCTCGGCCAGGCGGGGCTCATCGGTGACGAACTCAGACCAAGATGCCATGCCAGCATCTTATCGAACGTATGTACGAGCAAGGTAGTCCCCTATGGTGTGTCGCATGCTGCTCTCCGACCGCGACCTCGTCAGCGAGATCAAGGCGGGCAACCTCGCGCTCGACCCGTTCGAGCCGGACCTGGTCCAGCCGTCCAGCATTGACGTCCGGCTGGACCGGATCTTCCGCGTGTTCAACAACCACCTGTACACGCACATCGACCCGTCGGTACGGCAAGACGATCTCACCTCGCAGGTCGAGGTGCCGGCCGGTCAGCCGTTCGTGTTGCATCCGGGCGAGTTCGTGCTGGCCTCCACGCTGGAAGTTATCTCGCTGGGCGACCAGCTTGCCGGCCGCCTCGAGGGGAAGTCGAGCCTGGGCCGTCTCGGCCTGCTGACGCATTCGACCGCCGGTTTCATCGACCCGGGGTTCAGCGGGCACGTCACGCTCGAGCTCTCCAACGTGGCGAACCTGCCGATCACCCTGTGGCCGGGCATGAAGATCGGTCAGCTGTGCATCTTCCGGCTGTCGTCGCCGGCCGAGCACCCGTACGGGTCGAGCGTGTACGGCTCGCGGTACCAGGGTCAGCGCGGGCCCACTCCGAGTAGGGCCTGGAAGAACTGGCGGACCTGGCCGACAGCACGTTAACCGAGAAGACGCCCTCCCATCCCGGGTGGATGGGAGGGCGTCTTTTTTTCTCTGGCCGGTGCGGGTCGCGTGACGGGGGAACACGCGACAGGCGCGGCCACGGGGGTGGGTAACGCTAGCCCGGTCGGCCGTAGCCATTGATCGGCGCGGCGTTGATCGTGCGCATCCGGACCGGTACCCCGGGCTTGGACGCGTCCACGATGTAGCCGCCGCCGACGTAGATGCCCACGTGATGGACGTCGCTGTAGTAGAAGACGAGATCGCCGACCTTCAGGTTGCTTCGACTGCTGACCGGATCGACCGTGCCCTTCTGGCGGGCGGCGTTGTGCGGCAGCGAGACGCCGGCGGCCTGCCAGGACTTCATGGTCAGCCCGGAGCAGTCGTACGCGTCGGGACCCTCGGCGCCGAAGACGTAATCCGAGCCGATCTGCGCGCAGGCGAACTTGGCCGCCTTGGTGCCGGCGCTGCCGTCGTACGAGTACGGGCACGCCGCGGGCCTCAGCTCACCGACGCCGCCACCGCTGCCGTACGCGGCCAGGCGCGCCTTTTCCAGCTTGTCGATCTCGCCGTCGAGCTGCTTCTTCTTCACCGCCAGGTCGGCCTCGGCCTCGGTCAGCTGGCTGACCAACGCGTCCAGTGGGGCCTTCTGCTTGGCGTAGCGTTCCTTGAGGTCGATGACCTGCTGGACTTCGGCCTGGGAACGGCGGGCGAAGACGTCCAGCAGCTCCAGTTGGTCGGCGAACGTCGTCGGCGTGCCGCTCGTCAGGAGCGCGTTGAACGCGGAGAAGTTTCCGCCCTTGTAGCGCTCCACGGCGAACTCGCCGACCCGGGTCATCGCCAGGTCGATCTGGAGTTGCAGCGGCGCGATCTTCTTGGCGAGCGCGTCGGCCTGCTTACGCTTGGCGGCCAGATCGATCCGGGTGGCGTTGTGGCGCTCAAGCACCGGCTCGAGCTTCTCGAACGCCGCGTCGATCTGCTTCTCGATCTCGGCGGGGGACGGCGCGGCGTGCACGACCGTGCCGCTGGACAGCACGGCGGCGCATGCGAGGAACGCGGTAATGATGGAGCGACGCGCGGCATAGCCTGCCACCGGAGTCCGAACTCCTTCTCCCTGGCCGCCTACCGGGTTAGCTGACGGGTTCGGGCGGGAAGAACGCCCTACCGCGGATCGCGGATTCACCCCAAGTTGCGTGGTTCCCCGGCTCGTTGTCTGACCGACTCGGCGGGCTGAGCCGTGGTCTCCCAGGCTGGGAGGCCGACCTCCGGCTCAACGATCCCCAAGGGTAGGAGCGGCGCAATCGACCCGCAAGCGGTACGGGGGCACTAGTTCGGTCCGTGTGCGCACGGTAGCGCATCGTATATCGAAACGATGCTAGTCAATAGACAGAAACACGTCGTCCAGCAGTCCGGCGTACTGGTCATTGTCGACGGAGACGTTCTTGCCGCCGATTCGCAGCGGTTCGGAATTCACAATGGACACCCCGGGCGGCACGTGGACCGAGCCGCGCGGCACCGCATCGACGAAAATCGACAGCGTCGAGCCGGCCCGGGTGCAGGCGAGCGCGTGCCACCGGCCGTCGGTCACGGTCACCGGCGCGATCACCCGGTAGATCGTCGTGGTGCTGGCGACCACGCAGCTCGGCTGGCCGGCGCGGCCGTCGACCTGGAGCTTGAGCTGGGTGACGCCGCCGGTCGAAAACCCTTTCTGCACAACGTTCGCGCCGTCGCCGGCGTCGGCGGCCGTCATCAGCACCGAGGCGCCGTAGCGCAGCGCGCGGGTGCCCGGATTGAGCTCGGGCGCCGGCCCGCTCTCCAGGATCGCCCGGGGGCAGCCGGCGCCGTCGCACCGGTCCGGAAACCGTGCCGCCCACCCGCCGCCGCGCTCGGTGAAGCCCACGACACCCCGCGTCCGCAGCGGGTGCCGCCCGGCGGCATCCGGCACCGAGCCGGTGAACCAGCCGTCGAACGTGTACCGCACCGACACCGACGGCGGCCCACCCGGCGCGGGCTTCGCGGTCGCGGCCAGCGCCACACACACCAGTCCAAGCAGGGGTACGCCCCATCGGCGCGTCATGTGCATTTCGCGCGACATTGCTCGATTGTGGAGATTCCAGGGCAACTCAGACAATCACTCGCAGAGCTAGATTTCAGGAGCGCGTGAAGCTTTCTTACATGTAGGCGCGAAGTCTCGTAATCTATTGACCATGCCCCGTCTTACAACGCGAATCGTGCTCAGTACGGCGGTGGTCGGCGCGGCGACGCTGGTGTCGACCACGCCCGCCCCCGCGACCAGCCCATCAACCGACACCCGACAGCAGGAGTACGCGGCCGCCGCGGCGGAGTTCGGCGTACCCGAGAGCGTCCTGCTCGGCGTGTCGTACCTGGAGTCCCGGTGGGACACCAACGCCGGCACGCCCAGCACCAGCGCCGGCTACGGCCCGATGCACCTTACCGACGCCACGTACGTGACGTCGCTACCCGGCGGAAACCACCACGACGACGACGCCGAGGACGCCCGGGGCGACGACGCCCGAAGCACCAAGGACGTCGCCTCGGTGGGTGTGCCGGCGCCCGCTCCCGAGGCGCTGCAGACGCTCGACCGTGCCGCGGCGCTCACCGGCGCGACCGAGGAGGCGCTGCGCACCAGCCCGACCGAGAACATCCGGGGTGGGGCGGCACTCCTTTCCGCGTACCAGGAAAGCATCGCTGGACCGACGGGGAGCGCGAGCGACCCGGCGGCCTGGTACGGCGCGGTGGCCAGGTACAGCGGCGCGGACAGTGCCGATGCCGCGGCGGCCTTTGCCGACCAGGTCTTCACGACGATCCGCGAGGGCGTCGCGCGGGTGACCGACGACGGGCAGAGCGTGACGCTGGCCGCGCGGAGCGTCAACCCGGCGCGCGGCTGGCTGGACCGGCTCGGGCTGCGCAAGCTGGCCCGCCCGGACGGCCTGGAGTGCCCGGTGGACATCTCCTGCGAGTGGATTCCGGCGCCGTACCAGGAGTTCCTGGACAACAACGGCAACCCCGACTACGGCAACCACGACCTGGGCAACCGGCCCAAGCAGCAGAAGATCGAGTACATCGTCATCCACGACACCGAGGGGTACTTCCAGCCCTCCGTCAACTTGGTACTGGATCCAAAATATGTGAGCTGGCAGTACACGCTGCGCTCGGTCGACGGGCACATCGCCCAGCACCTCAAGGCCAAGGACGTGGGCTGGCACGCCGGCAACTGGTACGTCAACGCCAAGGCGATCGGGCTGGAGCACGAGGGCTTCGCCGCGCAGGGCACCTGGTACACCGAGGCGATGTACCGCACGTCGGCGAAGCTGGTGCGGTACCTGGCGACGCGGCTCGGCATCCCGCTGGACCGCAACCACATCATCGGCCACGACAACGTGCCCGGCACCATCCCGGCGAACGTGCGCGGCATGCACTGGGACCCGGGTCCGTACTGGGACTGGTCGCACTACTTCGACCTGCTGAAGGCTCCATTTAGGACGACCGGTTGGCCGGGCAGCGGCATGGTGACGATCGACCCGGACTTCGCGACCAACAAGCCGGCGTTCGTCGGGTGCGGCAGCGTCGCGTCCCAGCCGTGCACGCCGCGCGGATCCTCGGCGGTCATCCTGCACACCGCGCCGGACGCGGCTTCGCCGCTGCTCAAGGACATCGGGTTGCGGCCGAGCGGCGTGGACGCCACCATGCACGTCTCCGACCACGGCTCCCGGGTGTCGGCCGGGCAGACGTACGCCGTCGCCGACCGGCAGGGCGACTGGACGGCGATCTGGTACCTCGGGCAGAAGGGATGGTTCTACAACCCGCGGTCGGCGCCGGCCGCGAAGTGGGCCACCGGGCTCGTGGTGACGCCCAAGCCGGGCAAGGCGACGATTCCGGTGTACGGGCGGGCCTATCCGGAGCAGGCCGCGTACCCGACGGGCGTGCCGTACCAGGCCATCACGCCGTTGCAGTACACGCTGTCGGCGGGGCAGCGGTACGCGGTCGGCAACGTCCTGCCGGGCGAGTACTACCGGGCGGTGACGTTCGACGGGTCGTCACCGGGTGACTGGACGGTGATCCGCAGCGACACCAAGTACGTGCAGATCCAGTTCGGCCACCGGGTCATGTTCGTGAACCTGGCCGACGTGCAGTTGCTCCCGTCGTTCCTCTAGGCGCGTGCATGTTAGGAAGGGCCCCCTCCTATGCAAAAAGCGATAGGAGGGGGCCCTTCCTTGCACTCAGCTCGGGCGGCGGAAGCCGCGCAACGGCATGGTGTCGATGGTGGCCATCTGCACCGGCTTGCCCGATCGCGGGGCGTGCACCATCAGTCCGTTGCCCACGTACATGCCCACGTGGTGCAGGTCGCTGTAGAAGAAGACCAGGTCGCCCGGGCGGGCGCTGTCGCGGCCGATCACCGCGCCCTCGTTCCACTGGTCGGCTGCGTGGTGAGTCAGGCTCACGCCCGCCTTGCCCCAGGCGTACTGGGTGAGCCCAGAGCAGTCGAACGAACCCGGCCCGTCCGCGCCCCACACGTACGGCTTTCCGATCTGGTTGCAGGCCGTACGCACCGCCGTGCCGGCCGCGCCTCCGATGTAGACAGCCGGGCACGCTCCGATGTAGAGCGAGCTCTTCGAGGAAGTACCAATCGCGCTGTCCCGCAGCTTCTGCAGCTTGGCGATTTCGCCGTCGATCTGCTTCTTGCGCGCGCCCAACTCGGCGTCCTGCTTCTGCTGCTGGGTGATCAGCGCGTCCAGCCGCTGCTTTTCGGTGTCGAGCTTTTCCCGCGCGGCCACCACGTCGGCGACCTGCGCACGCTCCTTCGCGGCCAGCATGTCCAGGATCGTGAGCTGGTCGGTGAACGTGGTCGGCGACCCCGTCGACAGCAGCGCGTTCACGTCGGAGGTGGGCCCGGTCATGTAGTACCGCGAGGCGATCGAGCCGATGCGTACCAGCGCCAGGTTGGCCTGCAACTGCAACGGCTGGATCCGGTCGCGGAGGTCGGCCGCCTTCTGCTGGTTGGTCTTGAGCTGGCTGTGCACCTTGTTGTATTGCTCGATGACGGGTTCGAGCTGCTCCCACTTGGCGTCGATCTGCGCCTCGATCTCATCGACGGTGGGCTCGGCTTGGGCAGGGACGGCGGGCAGCAAAGACACCATTATGACGGCACTCAGCGTGACGATGCCGCGGCGAAAAGTGCGCAAAGAAAGACTCCCCAGGAATGACCGGACGCAACCTTAGGGAAGATCGGTAACGGAAATCAAGCTCGGCCGACGACCGCCGTGAGGACGTCGTCGAGCGTGACGACGCCGAGCGCGGCGCTGCCGTCGCTGACCAGCAGCATGTGCCGGCGTTCGCGGCGCATCGCGAGCAGCAGCTCGGCCAGCGTGCGCTCCGGTGGCACCACCCCGAGCGGGCGGATGATCTCCGGCGGCACGGGCGCGGTGCGGCGCGCACCCTCGTACCCGAGGATGTCCTTGACGTGCACGAAGCCCAGCACGCGGCGGGTGGCCCGGTGCACGACCGGAAAGCGCGACCGGCCGGTACGGGTGGCGAGCACCTCGAGGGACGCCGGGGAGACGTCCTCGGCGACGGTGGTCACCTGCGACCACGGGCGCAGCGCGTCGCCGGCGGTACGGCGGCCGAGCGCGAGAGCGCCGGTGATGCGGGCGTGCTCCTCCGCGTCCAGCAGGCCCTCGGTGCGCGCCTGCGAGACCAGTCCGGCCAGCTCCTCGGCGGTGAAGACGGTCTTGACCGCGTCGGTCGCCTCGATCCGCCAGATCCGCAGCACCGCCCGGGACGCCCACTTCATCGCCAGCAGCAGCGGCTTGGTCGCCAGGCAGAACGCCAGCATCGCCGGCCCCAGCCACAGCGCGGAGGTCTCCGGCCCAGCGAGCGTGATGTTCTTCGGCACCATCTCGCCGACGACCGTGTGCAGGAAGACAACTACGCCCAGGGCCAGCACGAACGCCACCGGGTGCAGCGCCCGGTCCGGGACGCCGAGAGCGTGGAAGGGCCCTCCAGGAAGTGCGCCAGCGCCGGCTCGGCGATCGCGCCGAGCAGCAGCGCGCAGACCGTGATGCCGAGCTGGGCGCCCGCGATCATGAGCGGGATCTGGTTCATCGCCGACAGCGCCCACCGGGCCCGGGACGACGTCGCGGCGAGCGGCTCGATGACGGTACGCCGGGACGCGATCAACGCGAATTCGCTGCCCACGAAGAACGCGTTGCCCAGCAGCAGCACGACGGTGATCAGGATCTTGCTCATGGCACCAGCTCCGGGGCGACTACCCGTACCTGCTCGATCCGGTGCCGGTCCACCTCGACGACCGTGAACTCCCAGCCGTGCTCCACGACGGTCTCGCCGGCCACCGGGATGTGCCCCAGCCGGGCCATGAGAAAGCCCGCCAGCGTCTCGTACGGCCCCTCGGGCAGGCGGAAGCCGGTCTGCTCGGCCAGCTCGTCCTCGCGCAGCAGGCCGTCGACCAGGTACGTCCGCTCCCCGCCCGGCACGGTCAGCTCCACCGGACCGGCGTCCTCGACCGCCTCCGGGTCGAACTCGTCGACGATCTCCCCGACCAGCTCCTCGACCAGGTCTTCGACGGTCACCACGCCGTCCGTGCCGCCGTACTCGTCGACCACGATCGCCAGGTCGGCGTCGGCCGCGCGGAGGGCGGCCAGCACGGCGTCGAGGTCCAGGCTCTCCGGCACGTACACCGGCTCGCGCGCCACTGCCGCCACCGTCGTGGTCGACCTGCGCGCCGGGGGTACGCCGAGCGCGTCCGGCACCCCGACCACGCCGGTCACCAGGTCGAGCGTGTCCTCGTACACCGGAAAGCGGGTGCGGCCGGTCTCCTGAGCGGCCGCGAGAAGCTCGGCCACGGTGGCGTCCGCCTTGAGCGCGACCACGTCGACCCGCGGCGTCATCGCC
Coding sequences within:
- a CDS encoding hemolysin family protein yields the protein MPLLGFVALTAGNAFFVTAEFALVTVDRAEINQRAEAGDRQARTVRKALRELSFQLSGAQLGITITALLTGYLAEPALAKLFAPAIRSFAGDATDTVARVLALTLATLLSMLFGELVPKNAALARPMPAALVTAAPMRTFSMMFGWLIRGLNNSANALVRRLGVEPQEELASARSPEELGLLAAISARAGALPTETARLLQRTIRFGEKRAAEAMTPRVDVVALKADATVAELLAAAQETGRTRFPVYEDTLDLVTGVVGVPDALGVPPARRSTTTVAAVAREPVYVPESLDLDAVLAALRAADADLAIVVDEYGGTDGVVTVEDLVEELVGEIVDEFDPEAVEDAGPVELTVPGGERTYLVDGLLREDELAEQTGFRLPEGPYETLAGFLMARLGHIPVAGETVVEHGWEFTVVEVDRHRIEQVRVVAPELVP
- the dcd gene encoding dCTP deaminase, translated to MLLSDRDLVSEIKAGNLALDPFEPDLVQPSSIDVRLDRIFRVFNNHLYTHIDPSVRQDDLTSQVEVPAGQPFVLHPGEFVLASTLEVISLGDQLAGRLEGKSSLGRLGLLTHSTAGFIDPGFSGHVTLELSNVANLPITLWPGMKIGQLCIFRLSSPAEHPYGSSVYGSRYQGQRGPTPSRAWKNWRTWPTAR
- a CDS encoding DUF6924 domain-containing protein, producing MLTLPDTVGALVLRTDFADDGAWDAVQAACAVPSVDGFAASLSFVGDRAFAAVTAEQVARLPSATYRSFLFLVDDVTVTDPEMPIVAVDLLHTPGNWFRVVPGEMWGIENNLSISNMDFFEFANHADPDGVFRGFAS
- a CDS encoding C40 family peptidase, translated to MVSLLPAVPAQAEPTVDEIEAQIDAKWEQLEPVIEQYNKVHSQLKTNQQKAADLRDRIQPLQLQANLALVRIGSIASRYYMTGPTSDVNALLSTGSPTTFTDQLTILDMLAAKERAQVADVVAAREKLDTEKQRLDALITQQQKQDAELGARKKQIDGEIAKLQKLRDSAIGTSSKSSLYIGACPAVYIGGAAGTAVRTACNQIGKPYVWGADGPGSFDCSGLTQYAWGKAGVSLTHHAADQWNEGAVIGRDSARPGDLVFFYSDLHHVGMYVGNGLMVHAPRSGKPVQMATIDTMPLRGFRRPS
- a CDS encoding DUF6412 domain-containing protein; its protein translation is MPSVLSLCAYVIGLFAGGTSSTELIAGAALAAVSLLAIAVSFHVAAGRLPGTGRPARLHSAAVREHTRGARLPRLRDPDAAGRARPRAPSARPSAA
- a CDS encoding N-acetylmuramoyl-L-alanine amidase — its product is MLSTAVVGAATLVSTTPAPATSPSTDTRQQEYAAAAAEFGVPESVLLGVSYLESRWDTNAGTPSTSAGYGPMHLTDATYVTSLPGGNHHDDDAEDARGDDARSTKDVASVGVPAPAPEALQTLDRAAALTGATEEALRTSPTENIRGGAALLSAYQESIAGPTGSASDPAAWYGAVARYSGADSADAAAAFADQVFTTIREGVARVTDDGQSVTLAARSVNPARGWLDRLGLRKLARPDGLECPVDISCEWIPAPYQEFLDNNGNPDYGNHDLGNRPKQQKIEYIVIHDTEGYFQPSVNLVLDPKYVSWQYTLRSVDGHIAQHLKAKDVGWHAGNWYVNAKAIGLEHEGFAAQGTWYTEAMYRTSAKLVRYLATRLGIPLDRNHIIGHDNVPGTIPANVRGMHWDPGPYWDWSHYFDLLKAPFRTTGWPGSGMVTIDPDFATNKPAFVGCGSVASQPCTPRGSSAVILHTAPDAASPLLKDIGLRPSGVDATMHVSDHGSRVSAGQTYAVADRQGDWTAIWYLGQKGWFYNPRSAPAAKWATGLVVTPKPGKATIPVYGRAYPEQAAYPTGVPYQAITPLQYTLSAGQRYAVGNVLPGEYYRAVTFDGSSPGDWTVIRSDTKYVQIQFGHRVMFVNLADVQLLPSFL
- a CDS encoding C40 family peptidase — translated: MAGYAARRSIITAFLACAAVLSSGTVVHAAPSPAEIEKQIDAAFEKLEPVLERHNATRIDLAAKRKQADALAKKIAPLQLQIDLAMTRVGEFAVERYKGGNFSAFNALLTSGTPTTFADQLELLDVFARRSQAEVQQVIDLKERYAKQKAPLDALVSQLTEAEADLAVKKKQLDGEIDKLEKARLAAYGSGGGVGELRPAACPYSYDGSAGTKAAKFACAQIGSDYVFGAEGPDAYDCSGLTMKSWQAAGVSLPHNAARQKGTVDPVSSRSNLKVGDLVFYYSDVHHVGIYVGGGYIVDASKPGVPVRMRTINAAPINGYGRPG
- a CDS encoding pyridoxamine 5'-phosphate oxidase family protein translates to MASWSEFVTDEPRLAEAIRSLMQQYGPGLGYLATVRADGGPRVHPVSPVITDEGLYCFVVDSPKRRDLERDGRYALHSFPPEDSDDEAYLAGRAQVVTDRAKVARLAGNLRAAPQVDWRLFEFTVDVAMLARHGRNGATPFTVGTPERPAVQVWLDPTAASSATASSATASDRRSRRSTCASPGLR
- a CDS encoding HAD family hydrolase; protein product: MHQTCPWFRHKRYLLLDFDGPVCRVFANHPASTVAAELRQLLADEGVSLPEAIIAESDPLEILRYSATAGRPGVTRRIEDALRAAELVAVGGAEPTPYAGEVIGAAHRVAIVSNNSAEAVRAYLTAHGLAGSVHAVIGRPYAEPARMKPNPWPVLAALRELGAQPEECVLVGDSTTDIDAAHAARVPAIGYANKPGKRARLARADALIDSMAELATY
- a CDS encoding LamG domain-containing protein, whose protein sequence is MSREMHMTRRWGVPLLGLVCVALAATAKPAPGGPPSVSVRYTFDGWFTGSVPDAAGRHPLRTRGVVGFTERGGGWAARFPDRCDGAGCPRAILESGPAPELNPGTRALRYGASVLMTAADAGDGANVVQKGFSTGGVTQLKLQVDGRAGQPSCVVASTTTIYRVIAPVTVTDGRWHALACTRAGSTLSIFVDAVPRGSVHVPPGVSIVNSEPLRIGGKNVSVDNDQYAGLLDDVFLSID
- a CDS encoding YidC/Oxa1 family membrane protein insertase, which encodes MLAFAPINGAAGAAYHVVTGLADLIAPLAGTTATAAAIVLFTMLVRLLISPLSWAQIRGQQRQATLAPKLRELQERHRNDPARLRTELATVYREAGTTPLSGCLPALLQAPFFFVMYRLFTTSTINGEGNSLLAERLLGVPLGQHFADGLGGGAGLVFLALFAALAALAWLTSRRMRRAAVPADGPAAAISRVLPLLPFTVLIAAAVMPLAAGLYLVTTTAWTALEQGVLRRFVVVPAG